AAGTATGCACGAGTACGGGTATCCTACTCGAGTCCGCCACCGCGAGCGGTCGCGCTCAGTCGTCCGCGCTCGGCGAGGGCTCGAGGGGTGCGCCGGCGTCCTCGTCGTCGGCGTCGACGTCCGTCTCGGCGTCACCCGGACGCGGGAAGTGCTCGATGGTCGCTTCGCGGAAGGCGTCCTCGTCGAACTCGTAGTCGCCGTCGAGGAACTCGAGCAGGGTGTGGGTGTCCCGCATCGCGTTTTTCAGACAGGTCGAGGCGCCCGGCGAGGGGGTGATGTTGAAGATGACGTCGTCGCCGACGATCTTGGCCTCGCCCATGTCGAGGGATTTCGTCTCGGTGTCGACGATCTGGGGACGGACCCCGCCGTACCCCTTCGCGCGCTCGATGTCGTCGAGTTCGACGCTGGGAACGACCTTCTGGACGTGGGGCAGGAACTGCTTCGGACCGACGTTCGGTACGTCGTAGACCAGGTTCCGCAGCACGTACGGCAGGAGGATCCGATCCGAGAGGATGTTCGCGTAGCTGAGAAACGCCGCGGCGTTGAGCCCGAAGACGTCGAGAAAGTCCGTGACCGTAGAGATACGTCCTCGCTCGAGGGTCGGGACGAGCTTCGCGGTCGGCCCGAACCGCGTGATCGAGGAATCGTGGACGTCGGCGTCGCCGTGGACCGCAGCGAAGGGGAGCTTCTTCATCTGGAGGGTGTAGACCTTCCCGTTGAGCAGATCGTCCGCGAGGAAGAAACTCCCCGCGACCGGGAGCAGAACCTTGTTCTCGCCGTAACCGAGCTCCTTTGCGATCTGGAGGCTGTGGGAGCCGGCGGCGACGACGGACGCGTCACAGTCGAACCGGCCCTCGGTCGTCTCGATCGTGTAGCCGTCGAGCGTCGGCGTGATGTCTTTGACCTTCGTCCCGGTGTAAACGTCGACGCCAGCCTCTTCGCGTGCGAGTTCGACGAACGACTGGGTCGTCGCGCCGTAGTCGACGACGTAGCCGTCGGGCGTCTGGAGCGCGCGCAGCTCCGTGTCGTCGTCTCGGCCCTCGACGACTTTCGGCTCGAGTTCGGCAATCTCCTCGCGGCCGATCGAGCGCAGCTTCGGGAACAGGTCGCCGAAGCCGTCGCCCTCGTAGCGACGCTCGAGCTCCGCGACTTCCTCTTGGCCCACGCCGAGTACCATCTTGCTGCGCTTGTCGTGCATCTCCCGGTCGGGGTCGTGGTTCTCGAGGTAGCCGGCGAGGAGCTCGGCGCCCTCCTTGACATCTCGAGCCTTCTCGAGGGTGTAGTTGGTCTCGATGTCCCCGAAGTGCAGCGTCTGGGAGTTGTTCGTGTGATCGGAGTTGATCGCCGCGATCTCGTCCTCTTTCTCGATCAGTGCGATAGAGTCGATATCGGTGAACGTCGCCGTCGTGTACAGCAGCGACGCGCCGCTGATGCCGCCGCCGACGATAACGAGGTCGTATTTGCCAGACATTGTTATGGTGGCCGCTACTTGCCCAACTCGAGTCCAGACGTATAACTCATATTTTTTGTCGGAGAATTCGTCAATCGACGAAAACCGTCTCGACGAGGGTTGTGCCGTCCTCGAACGACGGGCTCTCAACCGAGCCAACGGGCGTTGCAGTGCTTCCGATAGCTATCATATCACTCACCTAATGTGATCGGTCCACTGTCAGTCGAACCGGTTGCGGGCACGCGAAACACAAGCAAATTATCCGGCCACTGCGAAAGGCGCGCCAATGCGACAGTACCTCGATCTCGTCGACGCGGTGCTCTCGGGAGGCACCCACAAACCCAACCGGACCGGGGTCGACACGATCTCGTCGTTCAGCGAACACTACGAGGTCGACCTCCGGGAGGGGTTCCCGCTGTTGACGACAAAAAAGATGGACGGCTACCGCTGGAACTCGATGCTCCACGAGGTCGCCTGGTATCTCTCGGGGCAGGAACACATCCGAGAGCTGCGCGAGGAGACCAAGATCTGGGACGCCTGGGCCGACGAGGACGGCCACCTCGACACCGCCTACGGACGGTTCTGGCGTCGGTATCCGGTTCCCGACGAGGACGCACAGCTCGGGAGCGAGAGCTGGCCCGACGAGCACCACCGCTGGGTCACCGAGGAAGACGACGGCCGCCGGACCTTCGACCAGCTCCAGTACGTCGTCGACACGCTCTCGGATGCGCCGAACTCCCGACGGCTTGTGGTCAACGCCTGGCACCCCGCGAACGCGGCCGTCTCGACGCTGCCGCCCTGCCATTATTCGTTCGTCTTCAACGTTCAGGGCGACCGACTGAACTGCCACCTGACCCAGCGCTCGGGCGACGTCGCGCTCGGGGTGCCGTTCAACATCGCGGCCTACGCGCTCCTGACGAAGATCGTCGCCGAACAGACCGGGTTCGAGCCCGGAACCTTCGCCCACACCGTCGTCGACGCCCACGTCTACTGCGGGCGCGGCGAGCGGGGCAAGTGGTACGCCGACAACCTCGCGGACCTGCAGTCCCGGCTCGCCGACGTCGAAAAGCGCGAGGAGTACCTCGCGGTCAAGGAGTGGCTCGAGAGCGAAGCGCCGGCCGAGGCCGACGGCGATGAGCGCCTCGATCACGTCCCCGGTTTGCTCGAGCAGTGTTCCCGGGAGCCCCTCGAACGGCCGACCCTCGAGATCGGCGACGCCTCGATCGACGACTTCTCGGTGGCGGACCTCGAGCTTCGGGAGTACGACTCCCACGAGGGACTCCGGTTCGCGGTGGCCGAATGACGGGGACCGACCCTGCGCTCGAGACCGAGCTCGAACTCGCCGGGATCGTCGCCGTCGCCGACAACGGCGTCATCGGGCGGGACGGCGAGATGCCCTGGCACATCCCGGCGGATCTGCAACACTTCAAGGAGGCGACGATGGACCACCCCGTGATCATGGGACGGGTGACCTACGAGGGGATCCTCGAGGCACTGGGCGAGCCGCTGCCGGGGCGGACGACGGTCGTCCTCACGAGCCGGGCGCTCGAGACGCCCGAGGACGTCGTCCTCGCCCGCGACCTCGAAGATGCCCTCGAGACGGCCGAGCGCGCGGCCGAGGAGCGCCACGACGGCGGCGACACCGCCTTCGTCGCGGGTGGGGCGACCGTTTACGAACAGTTCCTGCCCGTTCTCGATCGGCTGATCGTCACCGAGATCCACGACGCTCCCGACGGCGACACCGAGTTCCCCGACTGGGACCGCGACGATTGGACCGAGGTCGAGCGCGACGAGCGTGACGGGTTCGCGTTCGTCGAGTACGTCCGCGAGGAGTGACGGTCGAGTCGATCGCCGACACGGTCGCCCGCGCGCCCGAGACCGACTCGTCGGGACGACCGCGCTCGAGCGCGGTCGAATCCGCTTCCGGCGTAGCTACTCATCGGCACGGGTGTCCTCACTCATGACTTTCGACATCGGTACGAATCCCCGTCCGCGCTCACGGAGCACAGTCGTCGCTTCGCGCAAGTGCGCTATTTCACGCTGTCGAAGCTGGGTAGTGTCACCATCAGCCGCAGAGAGTTCGCGGATCACCTCGAGAAGCCGTTCCGAGGCGAGCAAGTCGGGGACCGCGACGTAGGTTGCACCCGCTTCGAACAGTTCGAGCGCTTCGTCCGTGTTTTTCGCGCGGACGATGACGTCGGGATCACGAACGCGTGACAGAAGCGTATCCGAGAGGATTCGATCCGCGGTTGTCGAATAGACGAGGCGGCTCTCGGAGACGTTCGCTAACTGTAACGTATCCTCGACCATCGCGTCGCCGAACACGTAGTACTCTCGCTCCGCTCGTACCCGAGACAGCTGTGCGGGATCGTGGTCGATTACGACGACGTCGATTCCGAGATCGTCGCAAACGGCGGCGATTCGTGAACCGAGTATTCCGTATCCGATGATAACGACGTGGTCGGTGAGATCGGAATCGACGCGGCTTCGCGTTCGGAGCTGCTCGTGGCTCGAGCTAAAGACGTCCGCCCGAGCAACGATCCTCGAAAGCGTCTCGTCGTACTGTTTGGTGGCCGCAGACGTAATCATCGTAATCGCGGACGCCAGGATGATCGCCTGAAACACCGGCTCCGAGATCCGCTCGAGCAACAGTGCCTGAATAGCGATGATGAGCGCGAACTCGCTGACCTGATCGAGCGTGAAACTCGTCAGGCAGGCGGTGCGTGTCTCGTACCCTCGGCGAAGCAGCAACACGACCATCACGAGCGGTTTGACGAAAACCACGAACAGCGTGAGAAGCCCGGCGATCAGCACGACTTCGAGGAGTGCCGTCGTCGTCGCCGGGATCGTAACGAGGCTTCCGAGCGTCACGAAGAAGATCGCGCTGAAGAAGGTGTTGAGCGAGTCCAGACCGGAAAGCAGTGCGAGGTTGTTCGGAAAGTCTCGAGTCACTGCGAGCCCCGCAGCGAAGGCGCCAACGGCGATCGAGACCTCGAACGCTACGGAGCTTCCGATAAACGCGATCAGAAGTCCGATTCCGGAGAGGATAATGAGCTCGTCGTTGTCGCCGGAAAGTTTCACGAGCCAGTCGAAGGCATAAACCCGAAAGAGAACCGCGGTGGCGAGCAGAATTACGCCGTATCCGAGTTTGAGTGCGACTCCGTCGAGTGTGAAGACCGCTGCACTGAGGACGAGCAGGACCGCGATCGCGAACAGGTCCTGAATGAAATGAATGGACTGGACGAGCCGTCCGTGAACGAGATTGAGGTAGATCTCTCGCCTGAAGAGGCTCTGACCGACGAGCGAGGAACTGAGTGCTGCGGCGATAGCGAAGTACGCCGCATCGAGCGTCTCGAGACCGACCCCGAGTGCTACTGCGAGCGCTGCACCCCCGACGATCACGAGCTGTGCAGCAGCGACGTGCTCGCTGTCTTTCGCAATCGTTCGGAATCTACCCGGTTCGACGTTTACCCCGAAGATGAACACCAGAAATGCGATCCCCCACTGGGCGAGTTCCAGCGTCAGGTCGTCGCCAA
This genomic window from Natronococcus occultus SP4 contains:
- a CDS encoding FAD-dependent oxidoreductase, with protein sequence MSGKYDLVIVGGGISGASLLYTTATFTDIDSIALIEKEDEIAAINSDHTNNSQTLHFGDIETNYTLEKARDVKEGAELLAGYLENHDPDREMHDKRSKMVLGVGQEEVAELERRYEGDGFGDLFPKLRSIGREEIAELEPKVVEGRDDDTELRALQTPDGYVVDYGATTQSFVELAREEAGVDVYTGTKVKDITPTLDGYTIETTEGRFDCDASVVAAGSHSLQIAKELGYGENKVLLPVAGSFFLADDLLNGKVYTLQMKKLPFAAVHGDADVHDSSITRFGPTAKLVPTLERGRISTVTDFLDVFGLNAAAFLSYANILSDRILLPYVLRNLVYDVPNVGPKQFLPHVQKVVPSVELDDIERAKGYGGVRPQIVDTETKSLDMGEAKIVGDDVIFNITPSPGASTCLKNAMRDTHTLLEFLDGDYEFDEDAFREATIEHFPRPGDAETDVDADDEDAGAPLEPSPSADD
- the thyA gene encoding thymidylate synthase; amino-acid sequence: MRQYLDLVDAVLSGGTHKPNRTGVDTISSFSEHYEVDLREGFPLLTTKKMDGYRWNSMLHEVAWYLSGQEHIRELREETKIWDAWADEDGHLDTAYGRFWRRYPVPDEDAQLGSESWPDEHHRWVTEEDDGRRTFDQLQYVVDTLSDAPNSRRLVVNAWHPANAAVSTLPPCHYSFVFNVQGDRLNCHLTQRSGDVALGVPFNIAAYALLTKIVAEQTGFEPGTFAHTVVDAHVYCGRGERGKWYADNLADLQSRLADVEKREEYLAVKEWLESEAPAEADGDERLDHVPGLLEQCSREPLERPTLEIGDASIDDFSVADLELREYDSHEGLRFAVAE
- a CDS encoding dihydrofolate reductase, whose amino-acid sequence is MTGTDPALETELELAGIVAVADNGVIGRDGEMPWHIPADLQHFKEATMDHPVIMGRVTYEGILEALGEPLPGRTTVVLTSRALETPEDVVLARDLEDALETAERAAEERHDGGDTAFVAGGATVYEQFLPVLDRLIVTEIHDAPDGDTEFPDWDRDDWTEVERDERDGFAFVEYVREE
- a CDS encoding cation:proton antiporter, with product MSDLLVTLATIFILAAVLLVATNRFPIPAVPVYIVAGLVLPPLVGDDLTLELAQWGIAFLVFIFGVNVEPGRFRTIAKDSEHVAAAQLVIVGGAALAVALGVGLETLDAAYFAIAAALSSSLVGQSLFRREIYLNLVHGRLVQSIHFIQDLFAIAVLLVLSAAVFTLDGVALKLGYGVILLATAVLFRVYAFDWLVKLSGDNDELIILSGIGLLIAFIGSSVAFEVSIAVGAFAAGLAVTRDFPNNLALLSGLDSLNTFFSAIFFVTLGSLVTIPATTTALLEVVLIAGLLTLFVVFVKPLVMVVLLLRRGYETRTACLTSFTLDQVSEFALIIAIQALLLERISEPVFQAIILASAITMITSAATKQYDETLSRIVARADVFSSSHEQLRTRSRVDSDLTDHVVIIGYGILGSRIAAVCDDLGIDVVVIDHDPAQLSRVRAEREYYVFGDAMVEDTLQLANVSESRLVYSTTADRILSDTLLSRVRDPDVIVRAKNTDEALELFEAGATYVAVPDLLASERLLEVIRELSAADGDTTQLRQREIAHLREATTVLRERGRGFVPMSKVMSEDTRADE